A segment of the Fusarium musae strain F31 chromosome 2, whole genome shotgun sequence genome:
TTCTTCGCCATCCGCGGCGTAAACGTAGATAGCTATACCCGCGAAGAAAACGCCATAATTTACGTCGGCATCTCATCCCACATCGCATCACAGCGCGGTCGTCAGGACAGCAAATTCGAGGGCAAACCCGCCGACGTTGTCCTCACGCACGTCAAGGATCTCAGTGCCGGTCAAGACAAGAGCGCGATTGGAAGTCCGGCTTATACAACTGACAGACAGGTCTTTCATACTGACTCTGGTGATATCGTGTCGCTGTTCTGTCTGGAGACGGCGCTGGAGGGCGGTGCGAGTAGGATTGCGAGTACGTGGAGGGTTTATAATGAGTTGGCGAGGACGAGGCCTGATTTGATTCATACCCTGTCGCAGAATTGGGATGTTGAGAAGTAAGAAGACCGATGATGTTCAAAGGTCGGTTGGCTGACACTTTCAGCTTCGCAAACCCGAATAAGAAGTTTACGACTCGACCGCTTCTCTATCATCAAAAGGCAACCGATACACTGCCTGAGAGAGTTGCCTTGCAGTACGCTCGTCGATACTTCGTTGGATTTGGTGCAATACCAAGAAGCCACGACATTCCACCTATctcagaagctcaagccGAAGCCCTCGATGCACTTCACTTCTTAGGAGATAAACTTAGCGTTTCGACAAACTTTGCAAAAGGCGATATGCAATTCATCAACAATCTCGCTGTATTTCACGCTAGAGATGCATTCACTGACTCGCCAACGCAGCAGTAAGTCTGGCGCCCCAGATCCTAAACATAAGCTAACGATGCAAggcgccatcttcttcgtctctgGTTAAGAGACCCTGAAAATGCTTGGGAGACTCCGGAGCCGCTGCGTGAGAGGTGGGCAGAACTGTATGAGGGTGTGACTCCAGATGCTCAGGTGTTTCCGCTGGAGCCGTATATTCGTAGTGCTAGCAACAAGGCCAGATAGAGGCTTGTGTAGGGAATTTGAGCAATGATGATTTACTCAGGAATTATTCCCCAAGACCACCTTAACTCAGTCGCTCTTGATGCCCTGCGCAAGGTTAGAGATCTTATCAACCAAACCGACATTCAGCTGAGAAgcatattaatataaccctACTAAAAGGCTTACTACATCATAAATAGGATATATATAGGTCCGACAGGCATGGCTAAACCCCATCGCTTGGCCAAGACTAGATCGGCGGTTCAAGATTATCCGCGGCAGACGCCGCTCTCCGCCCACTGCCTGCGATGACTCATCCTCTCCGCATGCACATAGTAATTCGATAAGCGTCTTTCTGACCTTTAAACCTACAGGTTGAGCCTAGAAGAAAGTTCAAGCGAAGATGGACATCACTGATAGACTCCTTACATCGCAAGAACGGCAGAGGCTGAAGGAGGAGCTCCTAGCAACGAACGATGATTTCATACGCCACATCCCAAAGGTCGAACTGCACATCCACATCGATGGAATGGTCACACCAGAACTTCGATGGAAACTAGCCCAAAGAAATGGCTTACAAGTGCGCATGGGAAACAACAAGCCCGTCATCAAATCTCTCGATGACCTGAAGAGAGCTTAcgcatccatcatctcaacttcCCAGCGTCGCCAATATGAACATCTCGATCCGTCTCTGATCCCACCTACCTTCTTCGAAGCCTACTACTCTGGCCATGATGTCCTCCGAACGCGACAAGACTTTTATGACGTCGCGATGGCGTATTTTCATGGCGCTTCGGAGATGAATGTGCGGTATTGTGAAGTGTTTTTTGACCCGCAGGCACATACCAGCCGTGCTGTTTCTTGGGAAGATATGATGGGAGGACTTCGTGATGCCCAAAATGAGGCCGCCAGGACGCTAAATGTAAGACTCATACACTGAATTTGATGTACAAGTCTAAAGTGCCTGTTGCTAGGTCAAAGCTGCTTGGATTATGTGCTTCCTCCGCGATCAATCTCCGGACTCTGCAATGGAGCATTATGAAGCAGCACTCCCATATCGAGATATGATTGTTGGCATTGGCCTCGATTCAAATGAACACAAACGCCCTCCTGTTCTATTCAAAGAAGTCTTCCAACAGGCTAAGAACGACGGTTTCAAAATCACAGCGCATTGCGACGTCGGTCAGGAAGACACTTATCAGAATATCCACCAGCTCATCTCACCATCTGAGGGAATTCTCACACCTCGTATTGACCACGGCCTAAACGCAGCAGACAAACCAGAGCTTTTGGAGCTTATCGTGAGCCAAGGCATCGGCATGACAATCTGTCCCTGGGCTTATCTGCGGCGCTTCAATCTCGAGGAAATTGGCCGTCGTATGCGGACGTTGATTGATGCAGGTGTCAAGGTTTGCATTTCTAGCGATGATCCTCCCTTTATGGAGGGGGCATGGATCATGCATAATATGCTGCTCGCTAGACAATTGTGTAGCTTGACTGAAGAGGATATTGTACAGATAATGAAAGATGCGGTGGAGATTTCTTGGGCAGATCAAGACGTGAAGATGGAAATTTTAGCAGAGCTTGACGGAAATTCATACAGATCCAGGAATAATGGATAGCAGTCAGTGTGACTTGGCCTTATCGTCGGTGGTAAAAGTGGCCACCTCAAGTTCGCCATTGAGACATTGAACTGACTACCAAGAGGATCTCTTAATAAAGCGTTGAACAATACAGACTTTCTGATCGCTTATAAGAATAATGTTATATAACCGATAATTCCTATCGTTTATCGTTATGTTCCTTGCAAAGCTTGCGGGATACTACTCAGGGGTTTCGAGTCAACGATAGAGTGTCAGTCAAGCCGGACAGGCCGATGCCAAGAGAAGCCACTTCCCCAGAGATCCGGCCCACGCACGGCCTCATATCCCAGGAACCGGTATCTAGATCCATGTTTCTCCCTGCCATAACACCGATTTGGCAAAACCGCATACGCGTCCCAGGCTAACTCAGCTTTCATGCATCTTGAACCCGCCCTCGGCTCCACATGGTGAGATACGGCTGGAGATTACCGAAGAGATCCCTGAGCTCAGCTTTGCAAAGGCTGCATGATGAAACCTTACTGGGACCCCTGAACGCTGGCGGACCGACGAGTGGTCCGACGCCAGATCTCCAACCGTGGGTGTCTAGATCATGGACCCACGACAAGAGTCTCGATCACAACCTATACCTAAAAGGGTACTCGTTTATGCGGGCTCAGCTGGAGAGTGGAGGGCGTGATCAAAATCGCCGAACTTAGATCTAGAACCCTTGCATGAAAACAATTGGAAATGTCAAAAATGTTTCAAAACGCCGATGCGGCAGTTCTATTTTTACTGAACCCGCCTCTCTAGTGAATTCTATTCTACTCAGACCAGCTGAAACATAATCATACCAGAATAAAACTATGAAAGACAAAAATGACTCCGATCTATATTCTATAAGCGCCCAATAAAAGTACCCTGTGCCAAACCATATCCTTATAACGTTAGTCTGTTTACTGCGATTGTATCTTAGTCCCATTCGCCTCCAGAAATCTACACAGGTCCTGGCAACTTTCAAGCAATGTTTTCTGGGGCTTCCATCCCAGTTGAGTCATGGCCCTTCCGGGATCAGCGACACAAACTCCCACGTCACCTTGGCGGCGTCCCACTTTCACCACGGGAATATCTCTCCCTGACGCAGACTTCATAGCTTCAACAACCTCGTAGACCGTCTGGCCAGTTCCAGTGCCAATGTTGAAAGTCTGGaagccttgtccttctttcaCCGCAAGGGCGGCAAGATGACCCCTGGCAAGATCAGAGACGTGGATGAAGTCTCGGATAGCTGTTCCGTCCCGGGTGTCCCAGTCTGTACCAAACACTTGCAGGTGGTCGATCTCGCCAAGCATGACTTTGAGGAGGACGGGCATCAAGTTGGTTGGTGCAACACGGGGATCTTCCCCTAACCGACCAGACTCGTCACAACCAATAGGGTTGAAATATCGTAAGGCCGTGATAGTCCACTCAGGATCCGCAACGGCCAAGTCAGAAAGGATAGCTTCGCAGATCCATTTTGTTCGTCCATATGGATTCGTGAGACCCGTGCACCCCTGAAGAGTTGTTTGATTCTTGCCGCTGTCATCGCGCCACTCCGTTGTAGTATGGGCACAAGACTCTTCGACCAACCGACCACCAGCATCTGCGAGTGAACCATACACAGTAGCTGACgatgagaagatgaggtTCTTGATACTAAAGGTTGATAATGTGTTGCAGAATCTGATGAGTCCACCGACGTTGTTGTCATAGTATTTGAGTGGCTGCTCAATACTTTCCGAGACAGACTTGTATGCAGCAAAGTGAATCACTCGTTTGATTTGTGATCCAGAAGGTGAGGAGTAACGGAACAGAATCTCCTGAATCTTAGTATCGTCTCGAAAGTCCGCCTCGTAGAAGTGAAGCTCTGGACGACGACGACTCATGGTGAAGCGTTGGTCCGTCATGTCATTGAGTGTATCAAGAACATGAACAAAAGCATTGCTGAGGTTATCAATGACAACTACATTGCTTCCATCTTTGAGGAGCTCCCATGTTGTGTGGCTGCCGATGTAGCCAAGGCCACCAACGACGAGGACGTACTCATCTGGAGTTGTACGGGTGGGAGAGGGAGGACGACTGAATAGGACGTCTTTTCCAGTTGCAGGAGTACTCGGTCGAGAAGATGACCTCAATGATTGGGCAGTGCTTGTGAGAGGGGTTGTTGTGCCTGAGGACAATACAAGAGAatccatgatgaagacttGGGGTAGAACAAAGGGAGACACAGATTAGGTATACTGCGTAAGTGAGCTGATAGACAACGCAAGAACGATTGTTGTGGTAAGTGGTGCTCCTTATTTCAAAAACTGAATTCAAGCGGCTCAAGAGCGGTTCATATACCTCCATCCCGAACAACAACCCTCAAAGAACAACGCCGAACAGCAGAAATTTCTTCAAAGATCCCAACTAAAAGTCCTCACAACGAGAAAATTTTCAATGATTCCGCAGCCTGACTGAGAACCCCATCGTACCGTAGCTTCAGCGCAAATCGAAGTTCGTAACTCGAAACCGGGTCAGCGGTCTAGAACAGAATCGATGAAACAGGTGATACAGGTGATACAGGCGTCAGACTTCTACTCCTATGTTCTAGATGCGTTGCGGTACTGTTCCGTTTGCACTAACAGCGTGCACGTTCATCTCGTGATGTTGACGGGCTTATCCACTTAGTCACTTTGTTAATGCCCTGTCTAGGAATAGGACGTAATGATTATCATTATCAAGAACGGGGCCTGTGTCATTGTAAACCACATAAATCCAGGCTCTATTACGCTAGCTATTCTCTTTTAAAGGCAATTTGACTGCTATTTCTACTAGGACGGACTCGGTGTACCAACGAAAGACCCACGAGCCAAATCtaatgaagagaagaaaaagaaaacccgTTAGTAATCCGCTCTCCATGATTCCGCCGTTCCTCGGTACGTTCGGAAGGTGCATAACTTATACTACAACGGCCGGGCATCCCGGGGGAAAGGCTAAGGTGATAAGCGAGGTGGATTCGCCATGTGGCAGACCGTTGAAAACTTTATCTTTTGCCCACTTTAGCGAACAGAGGGTTTTACCGGGAACGACATCGTGGTCTTTGCTCCTTTCGGCAATGCTGACCGATCTGGAGAGCTTGCGGTTCAGCTGCCATACCCTCGGCTCATCCGCAATGTTTCTCGTCATACGATTTTGCTAGAAAGATGAGGCTGTTGGTAATTTTCTCGAAAAGTTCGCCGATCATCGGTGGGGATAtttttctgcttcttttaGTTATTAGGTAGTCTTGGTGTAGGGATGATTTACAAGTTCTTTGTGCTCTTGGATTTTGTCACTCTCTTTCCACTGTTTGGTTCTTTCCTCTGTCCAGTGTTATCCTCTCATTACCTACCTTTTCTATAATCACACTTGAGAAGTACATTCGTTTAGATGGCTATCAAAAGCAACAATCCCTTTTGGAGCATTGAAGATCCTTCATACGAAGATCTAACTCTCCCCTGCAATGCCAGACTAGATCCCTCAGTCCAAGATCTTCACCTacatcagcctcatccaaCTCTCCCCATTAGCCTTTCTACACACTCTCTCAACAACCCTTTTGCAACTCCCCCACCAAGTCCACCCATCAGCCCAATATCTACCCCACCGCCAGCCATATCCTCCGACCGCAGCGCTCGCAAAGTTGGCATCTACAGTCCTTCCACTTCCTCCCTAAGCAGTTTCTCCAACGAAAGACCCGCCAGCAATCTTCTTCGCCCTAAGTCTACCAAGAAGGCATCAATATGGACAAGATTCTGGCGTTCGTTGAATAATCAGTTCTCCCCAAAGGCCTTCTGGGAACTTATCCACCCGAAAGAGTACATCTACCCCATGACGCTCAAGAAGGGCGCTGCACTTGCATTCGTTTGTTCTTGTATTGCTGCGCTTGTTATCTCGAATTGGTTCACTGGTTGGATGGGAAAGGCTATTGCTCAGACTCGGAGTTACATGCTCCCTGTTCTTGTTATTGTTCTTACTCTTGAACCTCTTATGTTTCTTATAATCTTGTCTATTGCGAGAGTTCCACCATATAACCCGCCCAAGACGCATTCCCCTTCGGTTGTGCGGGAGACTGTGAATGAGAAGAATCCTAGCGATCTAGAGCGCGGCGTGGTGGCGGCCGTCGCAGAGGCCTGGGAAACCGCCTTTGTGATTCCTTGCCACAATTCAGACCGCGAAGCTTTACGAAAGGTGATCGAGTCCGCATATCCCCATTTCAGACCCCaagacatcttcatcattgacaaCGGTCGATCTCGCCATCCGCAAGACCTCTCCTTCCGCCACTGGCTCAAGAAACTCCATCCCGATATCGTCTACATCTGGTCCCCCATCGGTTCAAAGAACGCAGCTCAACTCGTCGGTTCCCTGGCAGCCAAGAACTACAAGTACATCCTAACAACAGACGATGATGTCTCTCTCCCCGAGAACTACCGCCATCCAATTCATCTCATGAACGGCCACCTCCGCGCCGTTGCTTTTCCTCTAGCAGGCACTGATGCAGAGGGTAATATCCCCCTAGGTATGGTCTCTTGGCAAGACTGTGAGTACCGCATGGCTGGTCTTGTCAAACTCGCTGAGGATCCTACATGCGGCGTTAACTTTCCCCACGGCGCTGGATGGTTCGTCGATCGCGATATATTCGTTGAGCTTCTATCGAAATATCATCCTATGGATTTCATTGCTGAAGATGCTAATGCTGGGTTTTCTATCATGCGTCTTGGGAAGGGTATTGCTTTTGATGCGCAGGTTACGCTTGCGACTGAAGTTCCGGCGACTGTGCTTGGTCCGGGGCTGAACTGGTGCAAGCAGAGGATCAAGTCATGGGAAATGGGAAGGCATAGTCTGATCTGGAAGATAATGCGTCATCTATTTCGCATGAACGGGCAGAGAACGATCCAAGGAGTTCTTATGCAAAAAGGTCTCTTTCTTTACGTCCTCGCCTGCCTAGTCATCGACTGGGTGCGTATTCCCGTCCTGGTCGCTCTCGGCGCGCATAAAGAATACTGGATCTTTTTCTTCAGTCTTGCCTTTGTCGCCTGTATTCCTCCCCTTCTCTACAACTATCTCAGTTGCTGGCACCGTCCTGATATGCGCATTGGACTTGCCACCATCGCTACTTATCCTGTTTACAAGCAGCTGTACAGTTTTGTCTCTGTTTTTGGTGCTGTTCGTTGGGCACTGTTTTACATTGGGGGACATGTGAGAGCGAAGCCTATTCGGAAGATGCTCAAGGATGGAGATGAAGCGTGTTTCTGGCTGGACCCAAGATTTGAGACGAATCCTGCTTGGTTGGCggatgagaaggaaaagatggTAGCTGATGAATTGGCAATGAGAGACGTTGGATCGACATAATAACGAGGTTACACTCAAGGAGTTGACTATCCATATAATGAATTTCGCCGAGTATAAGGCATCTCTGACTATAGTCTACTGGTTGAATTTGGAACAGTGTATGGCCATTACCGTGCAGCTAGCGATACACGGGATAATATTTCTTCAATTGTCACTCATGATTCGAATAACATCGATTTCAAGTTCATGCTGCAGTTGGTGACTGTCACATGATATAAACGTCGCTTATAGAAGGCTAGCAGTTTCACCATGTTTGGAAATAAGCGATCGCAATCTCCACGCTTCCAGTAGCTTCCTCGGTCACCATCAATTATTCTGTTCTATACCCAATTGCGATACTTCAATAGAGTTACACCAGACATGCCACTGCATTCAATATGGCGTCACGTCAAAAATGCTGTCAGGCTTCCATCAGGCTTCCAAGTTGGTTGACTTTTTCAACGTCTGTCTGTGCATGATGCAGCCAATTTCCGAACTGATCTGATCTTCCATGCCCGCCAAGAGCGGGAAGTGGTCCCCTTACATCATATCAATCTGCCTTTTCAGCTGCATCAACCAtcaaccatcaccatcaccatcaccatcaccagagTCACTACTATatcaagctcaacttcatctACAACTCTCCATCGGAAGGTCTTCATGACGATTTCCTCCGCTTACGTAGTGTTCATCCTCCAAAAAACCTGCCTCTAATCTTTACCCAAGTTGCCTAGCAACTGGATCCTCCTCACAAGGGATCCATCCTTGCACTTGATACGAGCCTTAGCTCATGCTACTAAATTTGGAGTGGCGATGCTGATAGGCCAAGACCCCGGATTAACCCCTTAATGCGAGTCCTAGCGGCCTCTAGCCAGAGACAAAAACTGGCCCGTCCCATGCTAAGCCCATCCCTCAGCCGACGCGTAActttttcttgttcctccatcatcatcaccaaaaccAACATTCGTTATTCCTTTTTCACCTACAGTCGCTATTCTTTCAAGTCTTTTTCATAGTATTTTTCTACACACAAACACTTCGCCATCATGTCTTCCACAACCCTCAGCACCGCCAGCGCCGTCCCCACGGCCTGCACAAACCTCTATGACACCCCCAACCAGGACAACACCTGCGCCATGCCCTTCAAGGCCAACCACACCGAGATCATGCAGAAGTGCTGCGGCGATGCCAAGATCGTGAGCTACTACAACGGCTGCGGCCTCTACTGCGTCGCCCTCGACCAGACTATCGGCGACCTCGCAAAGTGCCTCTTCGCCAACGGTGCCCCCGATGCCGACGTCTTCTGCAGCGGCAGCAAGAAGACCACAAAGACAAAGGACGCCGACGTCCCCGCTACCGCCCAGGCTAGCGTCATCTccggcgacgatgatgataaggacgatgatgacaagaGCTCTACTGGTACTGCTTCTGGTACCTCCACTGCCACTGGTACCAGCTCTTCCAGCTCCGAGACTTCTACTGAGAGTGGAAACGCCGCCGCTGGCTTCGCTCCCAAGTCTAGCATCAACACCCTTGGTCTCGCCATTGGTGCtctgctcttctcctccatggCTGCTGGTGCTTTCCAGCTGTAAgcagctacctacctacctaccattGGGTGGATGTTTTTTGCTTCGGTCATTCTATGTCGATAATTTGGAAACGGATCAAATAATGTTTGCGTGCATCTAGCATTTGGGCGGTGCGTAAAATATTGATGGATATCATATCATAATTGGATTCATGTGCTTTGGAAAATGGAAATGTACACTTTAATAGGCAGTCTATCGCTTGATATACAAAATTGCTCTCCCCCAGTTTGTTTACCCCATTGCCGTGACTCGTGCTGCCTCCACTAGTAAGCGATAAACAGACTAAATTTAATCGTGATCGATGAATGGAACGCAAGCAGTGTAACGTCGTGCGACGTCATTGAATCCATGTGTAAGGTAGACCATGTGTCGAACTGGAAATGGCTTGCCAAGGCAAACCGTCCAAAAAGTCAATTCCACGAGGCCGTTTGCGATGTGAATCCGGGAAGACGGGTCGGAAGCAAGATAAGAGGGATTCAGGCTGACAAGATATCGCCGCTTTTGGATGCAATCTTGCCCCCAAAAAAATGCTTCATTTGAAGGATCCTTTGGAAGAATGAATTGCGATCAACCTTCGTCATCA
Coding sequences within it:
- a CDS encoding hypothetical protein (EggNog:ENOG41), coding for MSFTTTVTAAPPPGQPDIAYAPNYQNYQARTAKRLKEGNLPTSIPEGFPKQLTGDLVWEGDSVGQSYEWTYRLSKEQLDEIDQALQHFRGLGLSLGHLSAETFPLPNLHSELRKLSDELHKGHGFFAIRGVNVDSYTREENAIIYVGISSHIASQRGRQDSKFEGKPADVVLTHVKDLSAGQDKSAIGSPAYTTDRQVFHTDSGDIVSLFCLETALEGGASRIASTWRVYNELARTRPDLIHTLSQNWDVEK
- a CDS encoding hypothetical protein (EggNog:ENOG41), with the translated sequence MFKGRLADTFSFANPNKKFTTRPLLYHQKATDTLPERVALQYARRYFVGFGAIPRSHDIPPISEAQAEALDALHFLGDKLSVSTNFAKGDMQFINNLAVFHARDAFTDSPTQQRHLLRLWLRDPENAWETPEPLRERWAELYEGVTPDAQVFPLEPYIRSASNKAR
- a CDS encoding hypothetical protein (EggNog:ENOG41), coding for MDITDRLLTSQERQRLKEELLATNDDFIRHIPKVELHIHIDGMVTPELRWKLAQRNGLQVRMGNNKPVIKSLDDLKRAYASIISTSQRRQYEHLDPSLIPPTFFEAYYSGHDVLRTRQDFYDVAMAYFHGASEMNVRYCEVFFDPQAHTSRAVSWEDMMGGLRDAQNEAARTLNVKAAWIMCFLRDQSPDSAMEHYEAALPYRDMIVGIGLDSNEHKRPPVLFKEVFQQAKNDGFKITAHCDVGQEDTYQNIHQLISPSEGILTPRIDHGLNAADKPELLELIVSQGIGMTICPWAYLRRFNLEEIGRRMRTLIDAGVKVCISSDDPPFMEGAWIMHNMLLARQLCSLTEEDIVQIMKDAVEISWADQDVKMEILAELDGNSYRSRNNG
- a CDS encoding hypothetical protein (EggNog:ENOG41); this encodes MDSLVLSSGTTTPLTSTAQSLRSSSRPSTPATGKDVLFSRPPSPTRTTPDEYVLVVGGLGYIGSHTTWELLKDGSNVVVIDNLSNAFVHVLDTLNDMTDQRFTMSRRRPELHFYEADFRDDTKIQEILFRYSSPSGSQIKRVIHFAAYKSVSESIEQPLKYYDNNVGGLIRFCNTLSTFSIKNLIFSSSATVYGSLADAGGRLVEESCAHTTTEWRDDSGKNQTTLQGCTGLTNPYGRTKWICEAILSDLAVADPEWTITALRYFNPIGCDESGRLGEDPRVAPTNLMPVLLKVMLGEIDHLQVFGTDWDTRDGTAIRDFIHVSDLARGHLAALAVKEGQGFQTFNIGTGTGQTVYEVVEAMKSASGRDIPVVKVGRRQGDVGVCVADPGRAMTQLGWKPQKTLLESCQDLCRFLEANGTKIQSQ
- a CDS encoding hypothetical protein (EggNog:ENOG41), producing the protein MTLKKGAALAFVCSCIAALVISNWFTGWMGKAIAQTRSYMLPVLVIVLTLEPLMFLIILSIARVPPYNPPKTHSPSVVRETVNEKNPSDLERGVVAAVAEAWETAFVIPCHNSDREALRKVIESAYPHFRPQDIFIIDNGRSRHPQDLSFRHWLKKLHPDIVYIWSPIGSKNAAQLVGSLAAKNYKYILTTDDDVSLPENYRHPIHLMNGHLRAVAFPLAGTDAEGNIPLGMVSWQDCEYRMAGLVKLAEDPTCGVNFPHGAGWFVDRDIFVELLSKYHPMDFIAEDANAGFSIMRLGKGIAFDAQVTLATEVPATVLGPGLNWCKQRIKSWEMGRHSLIWKIMRHLFRMNGQRTIQGVLMQKGLFLYVLACLVIDWVRIPVLVALGAHKEYWIFFFSLAFVACIPPLLYNYLSCWHRPDMRIGLATIATYPVYKQLYSFVSVFGAVRWALFYIGGHVRAKPIRKMLKDGDEACFWLDPRFETNPAWLADEKEKMVADELAMRDVGST
- a CDS encoding hypothetical protein (EggNog:ENOG41); the encoded protein is MSSTTLSTASAVPTACTNLYDTPNQDNTCAMPFKANHTEIMQKCCGDAKIVSYYNGCGLYCVALDQTIGDLAKCLFANGAPDADVFCSGSKKTTKTKDADVPATAQASVISGDDDDKDDDDKSSTGTASGTSTATGTSSSSSETSTESGNAAAGFAPKSSINTLGLAIGALLFSSMAAGAFQL